The Cyanobacteriota bacterium genomic interval TCATTGAGGTTGGACGCGATCGCAAGCTAATGCGTTGAGGCTGCGTGAGATCTATCAATGGCTGTTGAGCATACTGTCGCTGATGTCGTAACCGTCGCGATCGCCGTAGAGTATGGTAGTCAACTGGCAACTCACGCCAGCGACTCAACAAAGCAGCCCGCAACGTCCTTAACACTCTAGGAATCACAACAGCGATCAACCCCAACTCATCAAGCTACTATATAGCCTTTTTTCGCTGTCGTAGATTGCCCACGTGAACTACCAGCACTTGGGCAGCCTTCTATGTAAGACCATAACAACCCCCTCAAATTAGCCGTATTACTCCTCTCGATGGTGCTGATGAGTATGGGAGCGGATCCCAATGAACACATCATAGACGAAGTTCCAGAAATTTTTGCCATCCTGCATAATTCCCAGAGTTTGATAGCTACCTTTTTCATCCAACAATGGCTTGGTGACCCGATAGGCGCTCTGATACCGATACCAAGGAATTGAAGGCCACAGGTGATGAATGAGGTGATAGTTTTGTCCCATGATTAGTAGGTTGAGAATAGGACTGGGATAAATGCGGGCATTTTTCCAGCGATCGCGCTCCTGGAAAGGACGATGGGGCAAGTAGTCAAAAAATAGTCCCAACGCTAACCCCACTACAGCCGAGGGCAAAAACCAGTAGTTTGCGATGAATTGATAGAACCCAAAGTGGACACC includes:
- a CDS encoding fatty acid desaturase produces the protein VTGYWCWGLPGWACFVLNTLVLHIAGTVIHDACHHAAHSNRIVNAILGHVSAQLLCFSYPVFTRVHMQHHANVNDPENDPDHFVSTGGPLWLIAPRFFYHEVFFFKRRLWRKYELLEWFLARGLLVAIICLGVHFGFYQFIANYWFLPSAVVGLALGLFFDYLPHRPFQERDRWKNARIYPSPILNLLIMGQNYHLIHHLWPSIPWYRYQSAYRVTKPLLDEKGSYQTLGIMQDGKNFWNFVYDVFIGIRSHTHQHHREE